A portion of the Cryptomeria japonica chromosome 5, Sugi_1.0, whole genome shotgun sequence genome contains these proteins:
- the LOC131035516 gene encoding uncharacterized protein LOC131035516: MIPRIKGQFDHRVRIKGELAKDLKRIAPPKFDGKTIGDGVEAWVIEMEKYFELCNMSNETKVAWVSYQLIGEAAIWWDNEKFENLHHGDITWEIFMQSFRKRWLPQLFFDKKVTEFQNLADGGMTVTQYLEKFTNLLKYILQYQMDERFHIQRFILGLRTHIGVEVDIHNSLTMDEVFEKATN; this comes from the coding sequence ATGATTCCTAGAATTAAGGGACAATTTGATCATCGAGTTCGGATTAAAGGGGAGCTAGCCAAAGACTTGAAAAGGATAGCCCCACCTAAGTTCGATGGTAAGACTATTGGTGATGGTGTTGAAGCCTGGGTaattgagatggagaagtattttgaactctgtaacatgtcaaatgaaactaAAGTAGCATGGGTTTCTTATCAGCTTATTGGAGAAGCTGCAATATGGTGGGACAATGAGAAATTTGAGAATTTACATCATGGTGATATTACTTGGGAAATATTTATGCAATCATTTAGGAAGAGATGGCTTCCTCAGTTATTCTTTGACAAGAAGGTGACAGAGTTCCAAAATCTAGCTGATGGTGGTATGACAGTTACTCAATACTTGGAGAAGTTCACCAATCTCCTAAAGTATATTTTGCAGTACCAGATGGATGAACGATTCCACATTcagaggttcatcttaggtttgaggACTCACATTGGAGTAGAAGTGGATATTCATAATTCATTGACTATGGATGAAGTCTTTGAGAAAGCAACTAACTAG